From a single Pseudobutyrivibrio xylanivorans genomic region:
- a CDS encoding NAD(P)H-dependent oxidoreductase: MTLFINTCVREESRTKILSDALLSKLGDYEELKLENIDFPKTDEAFLKKRDSLIASQSFDNPMFTLARQFAKADIIVIAAPYWDLSFPAVLKQYIEHINVLGITFEYTPEGFPKGLCKANKLYYVMTAGGTYVPEEYGFGYIKSLAENFYGIKDVELIKATGLDIYGTDEKAVLNDVITRIEKI, from the coding sequence ATGACTTTATTTATTAATACATGTGTAAGAGAAGAATCAAGAACTAAGATTTTATCAGATGCGTTACTTTCTAAACTTGGGGATTATGAAGAACTAAAGCTCGAAAACATAGATTTTCCAAAGACCGATGAAGCTTTCTTAAAGAAAAGAGATTCCCTTATAGCTTCACAAAGCTTTGATAATCCAATGTTTACCTTGGCTCGCCAGTTCGCTAAGGCAGATATAATAGTGATTGCTGCACCATATTGGGATTTATCTTTTCCTGCTGTACTTAAACAGTATATTGAGCATATTAATGTACTGGGCATTACATTTGAGTACACACCAGAAGGTTTTCCCAAAGGGTTATGTAAAGCCAATAAGCTTTATTATGTGATGACAGCTGGTGGCACCTACGTTCCAGAAGAATATGGATTCGGATACATAAAGTCCTTAGCAGAAAACTTCTATGGAATAAAAGATGTAGAGCTAATCAAAGCAACAGGGTTAGATATCTACGGAACTGATGAAAAAGCTGTTCTTAATGATGTAATTACAAGAATAGAAAAGATTTGA
- a CDS encoding type I restriction endonuclease yields the protein MAVIHNEDSRVKIPALVHFTRLGYTYKSLKESDGKYDEDTNIFIGSFRDGINNINGTNISEQEAKDIIADLKDTLNQEDLGQGFYTYLKKGYKGLKLIDFDSIDGFKNIYEVVTEFTCKNGSEEFRPDITVLVNGMPLVFIEVKKPNNKNGIQAEYERINKRFANKKFRRFANITQFMIFSNNSEYDDTEVIPLEGAFYSTTDYKKLFFSHFREEDSSIFDNISEIDVDVEKKILKDNNLFSIKGSGEYDTNMSSTTPTNRIITSMLSHERFMMLLKYAICFVDKVDPDTGIRRLEKHIMRYPQLFATKAIEKKLDDGVKKGVIWHTQGSGKTELAFYNTHYLKDYYQKQGIIAKFYFIVDRLDLLRQAADEFRSRGLVVDEVKNKAEFEKVFTKPGEKNNTGELSITVINIQKLSANAISKSLDYDLNIQRIYFLDEAHRSYNPTGSFLANLIASDRNAVMIALTGTPLISGDYNTTDVFGHYIHKYFYNSSIADRYTLRLIREGIKTEYRMSLMAALKELKAIKGSLPTKDIYAHKAYVRPLVKYIIDDFTRSRLRLNDDSIGGMIVCESESQARAVFEEIKSKNYKVALADEQDDSELLLDKDYSCALILHDEDDKDTRAHEQNEFKQGQIDFLVVYRMLLTGFDANRLKKLYLCRKITEHNLLQALTRVNRPYKNYRYGYVVDFADIRKEFDKTNKAYFEELQQELGDAFEEYNNILKGEDEIKKELDYISEKLFLFDTENAEIFSQQISELEKSELIEVRKAIELYKELANLSKLYGYDDLANRFTLDNIKSLYNEVTNRINIVNQKEALANAEDMSAILNMALDGIDFRFHKVSESEMVIADKFRESLEHTRAELQRNNDPKDPEYVLLVDELQRLFAKKNIEELTAEEMDSHIKELNRIEDAAKKKNLADAMLARKYNGDLKYMRTHKRLREGISPVATDIVLNRILLSVKNSVDKQVYDNENVLDNEPYFQKSMYRLILKEFNNNDIRLNAQNVKEIGNCISEEYFHERTWK from the coding sequence ATGGCGGTAATACATAATGAAGATTCTAGAGTAAAGATTCCAGCACTTGTTCATTTTACAAGACTAGGATACACGTATAAGTCATTAAAAGAATCTGATGGAAAATATGATGAGGATACCAATATTTTTATTGGTTCTTTTCGTGATGGAATAAATAATATTAATGGAACTAATATTTCTGAGCAAGAAGCAAAAGATATAATAGCAGATTTAAAAGATACATTAAATCAAGAGGATTTGGGACAGGGCTTTTATACTTATCTAAAGAAAGGTTATAAGGGACTCAAGTTAATAGATTTTGATTCTATTGATGGTTTTAAAAATATATATGAGGTAGTCACTGAATTTACTTGTAAAAATGGAAGTGAAGAGTTTAGACCGGATATTACAGTTTTGGTTAATGGAATGCCGCTTGTTTTTATAGAGGTAAAGAAACCGAATAATAAAAATGGAATACAAGCTGAATATGAAAGAATTAATAAACGTTTTGCAAACAAGAAATTCCGCCGGTTTGCAAATATTACACAGTTTATGATTTTCTCAAATAATAGTGAATATGATGATACTGAGGTCATTCCGTTAGAAGGAGCATTTTATTCGACCACAGATTATAAAAAATTATTCTTTAGTCATTTTAGGGAAGAAGACAGTTCTATATTTGACAACATCTCTGAAATAGATGTTGATGTGGAAAAGAAAATTTTAAAGGATAATAATCTGTTTTCTATAAAGGGAAGTGGTGAGTATGATACTAATATGTCTTCAACTACTCCTACAAATAGAATTATTACATCTATGCTTTCGCATGAGCGATTCATGATGCTTTTAAAATATGCAATATGCTTTGTCGATAAAGTAGATCCTGATACAGGGATTAGAAGATTAGAAAAGCATATTATGAGATATCCTCAGCTATTTGCCACAAAAGCAATTGAGAAAAAATTAGATGATGGTGTAAAGAAAGGGGTAATTTGGCACACGCAAGGAAGCGGTAAGACTGAACTTGCATTTTACAATACACATTATTTGAAGGATTATTATCAAAAGCAAGGGATAATAGCGAAGTTTTATTTTATTGTAGATAGATTAGATTTACTTCGACAGGCTGCAGACGAGTTTCGTTCTCGAGGACTTGTTGTTGATGAGGTCAAAAACAAAGCTGAATTTGAAAAAGTATTTACGAAACCAGGCGAAAAAAATAATACCGGTGAACTATCTATTACTGTTATTAATATTCAAAAGCTATCTGCAAATGCTATTTCTAAATCTTTAGATTACGATTTGAATATACAGAGGATTTATTTTTTAGATGAGGCACATAGAAGCTATAATCCGACAGGGTCATTTCTTGCAAATTTAATAGCTTCAGATAGAAATGCAGTAATGATTGCGTTAACTGGAACGCCTCTGATTAGTGGAGACTATAATACAACAGATGTATTTGGGCACTATATTCATAAGTACTTTTATAACAGCTCAATTGCGGATAGGTATACTCTTAGATTAATAAGAGAAGGAATTAAGACTGAGTATAGAATGAGCCTAATGGCAGCTTTAAAAGAACTCAAAGCTATTAAAGGCTCATTGCCTACGAAAGATATATATGCGCACAAAGCTTATGTTAGACCATTGGTAAAGTATATAATTGACGATTTTACAAGGAGTAGACTCAGGCTTAATGATGATAGCATCGGAGGTATGATAGTTTGCGAATCGGAATCACAAGCTAGAGCTGTTTTCGAGGAAATAAAGTCTAAGAATTACAAAGTGGCACTGGCAGATGAGCAGGATGATAGCGAACTTTTATTAGATAAAGATTATTCTTGTGCCTTAATATTGCATGATGAAGATGATAAAGATACAAGAGCTCACGAGCAAAATGAATTTAAGCAAGGACAAATAGATTTTCTGGTGGTTTATCGCATGTTACTTACTGGATTTGATGCGAATAGACTCAAAAAGCTTTATCTTTGCAGAAAGATTACTGAACATAATTTACTTCAGGCTTTAACCAGGGTTAACAGACCATATAAAAATTATAGATATGGTTATGTTGTTGATTTTGCTGATATTAGAAAAGAATTTGATAAGACAAATAAGGCCTATTTCGAAGAACTTCAGCAAGAGTTAGGAGATGCCTTTGAGGAATATAACAACATTCTAAAAGGCGAAGATGAGATTAAAAAAGAGTTAGATTATATTTCCGAAAAGCTTTTTTTATTTGATACAGAGAATGCAGAAATATTCTCACAGCAAATTTCAGAATTAGAAAAAAGTGAATTGATAGAAGTTCGTAAAGCTATAGAACTATATAAGGAATTGGCTAATTTATCAAAGCTATATGGTTATGATGATTTAGCAAATAGATTTACCCTTGATAATATAAAGTCTCTATACAATGAAGTAACAAATCGAATCAATATAGTAAATCAAAAGGAAGCATTGGCTAATGCGGAGGACATGTCTGCCATTTTAAATATGGCTTTGGATGGAATAGACTTCAGGTTCCATAAGGTGTCAGAAAGTGAAATGGTTATTGCAGATAAATTCCGAGAATCATTAGAGCATACACGGGCAGAACTGCAGCGTAATAATGATCCCAAAGATCCAGAATATGTCTTATTAGTTGATGAATTACAAAGATTATTTGCAAAGAAAAATATTGAGGAATTAACAGCAGAAGAGATGGATTCTCATATTAAGGAACTAAATAGAATAGAAGACGCAGCGAAAAAAAAGAATCTTGCGGATGCAATGCTAGCTAGAAAATATAATGGTGATCTGAAGTATATGAGAACGCATAAAAGATTACGTGAGGGCATTAGTCCAGTTGCAACTGATATTGTGCTAAACAGAATATTACTTTCAGTAAAAAATTCTGTTGATAAGCAAGTGTATGATAATGAAAACGTTCTTGATAATGAACCGTATTTTCAAAAAAGTATGTACCGTTTAATATTAAAAGAATTTAACAATAATGATATTCGGCTAAATGCTCAGAATGTAAAAGAAATCGGAAATTGTATTTCCGAAGAATACTTTCATGAAAGGACCTGGAAATAA
- a CDS encoding restriction endonuclease subunit S yields the protein MSKIITSKLENICIKEKGSLISGPFGSNISSKYFVDKGVPVIRGNNLNLSYEKFNDEGFVFVTKEKADELNCYAYSDDLIFTAAGTIGQVGLIPRDSKYKEYVISNKQIRARINQSLVDVKYAYYWFCSPWMKKCLMNNNKGSTVPLLTLGEVRDLQISYPESLEAQKKIVECVECVSQKIELNNRIYDNLYKQVCSIYDYWFTQYDYPNEERKPYKASGGKLIYSESLGKSIPATWNTTTVGEITTCLDSERIPLSANERLSMQGAYPYYGATEIMDYVNKYIFDGDYILLAEDGSVMDKNGHPVLQRIHGKCWINNHAHVLKPASGYSCLLLQMILKDIPVVKIKTGSIQYKINQENMNSFVLPEIPSSLREKFISITEPLDIKMLAIRSEIDQLNKLRDWLLPIFMNGQASISE from the coding sequence ATGAGCAAAATAATAACGTCTAAACTTGAAAATATATGTATAAAAGAGAAAGGTTCACTGATATCTGGACCATTTGGTTCAAATATTTCCAGTAAATATTTTGTTGATAAAGGCGTCCCAGTAATAAGGGGTAACAATTTAAATTTATCATATGAGAAATTTAATGATGAGGGATTTGTTTTTGTCACTAAGGAAAAAGCTGATGAGCTTAATTGCTATGCATACAGTGATGATTTGATTTTCACTGCTGCTGGAACAATAGGGCAAGTAGGATTAATTCCTAGAGATTCAAAATATAAGGAATATGTTATATCTAATAAACAAATACGTGCAAGAATAAATCAATCACTAGTTGATGTAAAGTATGCATATTATTGGTTTTGTAGCCCGTGGATGAAAAAATGTTTGATGAACAATAATAAAGGGAGTACGGTGCCTCTTCTTACATTAGGAGAGGTTAGAGATTTGCAAATATCTTATCCAGAAAGCCTAGAAGCGCAGAAGAAAATTGTTGAGTGTGTAGAATGTGTATCACAGAAGATAGAATTAAATAATAGGATATACGACAATTTATACAAGCAGGTTTGTAGCATATATGACTATTGGTTCACTCAGTATGACTATCCTAATGAGGAACGCAAACCTTATAAAGCGTCGGGGGGTAAACTTATATACAGTGAATCTTTAGGCAAAAGCATTCCTGCGACTTGGAATACAACTACAGTTGGGGAGATTACAACATGTCTTGATTCAGAAAGGATACCCTTATCTGCAAATGAAAGGTTATCTATGCAAGGGGCCTATCCTTATTATGGAGCAACTGAAATAATGGATTATGTGAACAAATATATCTTTGATGGTGATTATATCCTTCTTGCTGAAGATGGTTCGGTCATGGATAAAAACGGTCATCCTGTCCTACAAAGAATTCATGGCAAATGCTGGATTAATAATCACGCGCATGTGTTAAAACCTGCAAGCGGATATTCTTGTCTACTTCTACAAATGATTTTAAAAGACATACCAGTTGTAAAAATCAAAACAGGATCTATTCAGTATAAGATTAATCAAGAGAATATGAATAGTTTTGTCTTGCCAGAAATACCAAGTTCGCTCCGTGAAAAGTTCATTAGTATAACCGAACCTCTTGACATAAAAATGTTGGCTATTAGATCAGAAATAGATCAATTGAATAAATTAAGAGATTGGCTCTTGCCAATCTTCATGAATGGACAAGCATCAATTTCAGAGTAA
- a CDS encoding LysR family transcriptional regulator produces the protein MLDFRIDTFLCVCRHLNFTKASKELNITQPAVSQHIHHLENEYGTKLFTQDGKKLFLTDNGKLLYKKMNQIKNDDESLKEILSKNNHGLKDISFGVTMTIGEYIIADPISDYIKNHPDTNLKITFGNTSELLKKLSDGVIDFALVEGYFPENDYETLLFSKEEFVPVCSAKHSFNQKPRVIKDLFPERILIREPGSGTRNILERALALNNYSTSDFRNFTQVENMHAIISLVEKDCGITFLYKAAVASGLQSGYLKTIPLDDFRVKHDFTFIWPKDTVFSEEIRAICEEIQPITHSA, from the coding sequence ATGCTGGATTTCAGGATAGATACTTTTCTATGTGTTTGCAGGCACCTCAATTTCACCAAGGCGTCTAAGGAGCTGAATATTACTCAGCCCGCTGTTTCTCAGCACATACATCATCTTGAAAATGAATACGGGACAAAGCTGTTTACTCAGGATGGAAAAAAACTTTTTCTAACTGATAACGGAAAACTCCTGTATAAAAAAATGAATCAGATAAAAAATGATGATGAAAGTCTCAAAGAAATACTTTCAAAGAATAACCATGGCTTAAAAGACATCTCTTTTGGTGTCACCATGACCATAGGAGAATACATAATTGCTGATCCGATCAGTGATTACATAAAAAATCACCCGGATACTAATCTTAAGATTACATTTGGCAACACATCGGAGCTTCTTAAAAAACTCTCCGACGGTGTTATAGATTTTGCACTTGTAGAAGGATATTTCCCTGAAAATGATTATGAAACGCTGCTTTTTAGCAAAGAAGAGTTCGTTCCTGTCTGTTCGGCAAAGCACTCTTTCAATCAGAAGCCACGCGTGATAAAAGATCTCTTTCCCGAGCGAATTCTTATAAGAGAACCCGGTTCAGGAACGCGAAATATATTGGAAAGAGCTCTTGCCCTGAACAATTACTCCACAAGTGATTTTAGGAATTTTACCCAGGTGGAGAACATGCATGCCATAATAAGCCTTGTTGAAAAAGATTGTGGCATCACCTTTTTATATAAAGCAGCGGTTGCATCAGGACTGCAGTCCGGATATCTGAAAACAATCCCCCTTGACGACTTTAGGGTAAAACATGATTTTACCTTCATCTGGCCCAAAGATACTGTTTTCAGTGAAGAGATCCGTGCAATATGTGAGGAAATACAACCTATAACTCATTCTGCATGA
- a CDS encoding YeiH family protein, translated as MDFLKKNYMGVIVCFTIAVPSWLLGKRFPVVGGAVIAIILGMIIALFWNDKGKAADGIKFTSKIILQEAVVLLGFGMNLSVVLQTGKQSLPIIICTISTSLILSWILHKVMNIKGNTATLIGVGSSICGGSAIAATAPVIDADDDEVAQAISVIFFFNVLAALLFPSLGKLIGFDITTGEAFGIFAGTAVNDTSSVTAAASTWDSMWNLGNQTLDKAVTVKLTRTLAIIPITLVLAYLRAREAKKDGSSTNGFSFRRAFPMFIVFFVIASIITTICLRAGVPSYVFKPLKELSKFFIIMAMAAIGLNSNIIKLIKSGGKPILLGGFCWIGITVVSLLMQYVMGIW; from the coding sequence ATGGATTTTTTGAAAAAGAATTACATGGGAGTAATAGTATGCTTCACTATTGCAGTTCCTTCATGGCTCCTGGGAAAGCGCTTCCCTGTCGTTGGCGGAGCGGTGATTGCAATCATTCTGGGCATGATAATAGCCCTGTTCTGGAATGACAAGGGGAAGGCGGCTGATGGAATAAAGTTTACATCAAAGATAATTCTGCAGGAGGCTGTTGTCCTCCTTGGATTTGGTATGAATCTTTCGGTCGTTCTTCAGACCGGGAAACAGTCACTTCCTATAATTATCTGCACGATTTCAACATCGCTTATCCTATCATGGATTCTTCATAAGGTTATGAATATCAAAGGAAACACAGCTACTCTTATCGGAGTTGGCTCATCAATATGCGGCGGCTCAGCAATAGCAGCTACGGCTCCTGTCATTGATGCGGATGATGATGAAGTGGCACAGGCAATTTCTGTGATATTTTTCTTTAACGTGCTGGCAGCACTTCTTTTTCCTTCGCTGGGAAAGCTTATAGGTTTTGATATCACAACAGGAGAGGCTTTCGGTATTTTTGCGGGAACTGCAGTTAATGATACTTCTTCCGTCACCGCAGCTGCATCAACCTGGGATAGTATGTGGAACCTGGGGAATCAGACTCTTGATAAGGCAGTTACGGTCAAGCTTACAAGAACACTGGCTATCATACCTATTACACTGGTACTTGCGTATCTGAGGGCAAGGGAAGCAAAAAAGGATGGAAGTTCGACAAATGGCTTTAGCTTTAGAAGAGCATTTCCGATGTTCATAGTCTTCTTTGTGATTGCTTCAATTATCACAACTATTTGCTTGAGAGCAGGTGTCCCTTCTTATGTTTTTAAGCCACTTAAGGAACTTAGCAAGTTCTTTATAATAATGGCCATGGCTGCTATTGGCTTGAACAGTAACATAATCAAACTAATTAAATCAGGTGGGAAGCCGATTTTGCTTGGCGGCTTTTGCTGGATCGGAATAACAGTTGTCAGCCTTTTGATGCAGTATGTAATGGGAATATGGTAA
- a CDS encoding Dabb family protein, which translates to MIKQVIIWKLQDKCFGPNLGAIKANIKTKLEGLNGNIPGLENIVVCTECLSSSNGDVTAEAIFESEEALKQYQKHELRLAATKDAIVPFVDTTTHVEYEL; encoded by the coding sequence ATGATAAAACAGGTCATAATCTGGAAGTTACAGGACAAGTGCTTTGGCCCAAACTTAGGAGCAATCAAGGCAAACATAAAGACAAAGCTTGAGGGATTAAATGGTAATATTCCAGGACTTGAAAACATTGTAGTGTGCACAGAATGTCTTAGCTCATCAAATGGCGATGTAACAGCAGAAGCCATCTTTGAGAGTGAAGAGGCTTTAAAACAATATCAAAAGCATGAGCTTCGTCTTGCTGCCACAAAGGATGCTATTGTGCCTTTCGTGGATACAACAACTCATGTAGAATATGAACTATAA
- a CDS encoding cupin domain-containing protein gives MNRADVLKKEYNLEKHPEGGWFVEVYTAPFEKEGRPLAGSIYFLLDKGELSHFHQIDCDEIWYFHEGCGMKVTMLTDTGKEELLLGNDVESGQRAMVLIPKGAIFAAENLEPDGFTFVSCATTPNFTYEGFRLVEKQEIKEKFPEIAENIEYLAY, from the coding sequence TTGAATAGAGCAGACGTACTAAAGAAAGAATATAACCTTGAAAAACATCCTGAAGGCGGCTGGTTCGTAGAAGTCTACACAGCTCCTTTTGAAAAGGAAGGTAGACCTCTTGCAGGTAGCATTTATTTCCTTTTAGATAAAGGTGAGCTTTCTCACTTCCACCAGATAGACTGTGATGAAATCTGGTATTTCCACGAGGGCTGTGGAATGAAGGTAACAATGCTTACAGACACTGGCAAAGAAGAACTTTTATTAGGAAACGATGTAGAAAGCGGTCAGAGAGCTATGGTTCTTATCCCAAAGGGCGCTATCTTTGCTGCAGAAAATCTTGAACCAGATGGCTTCACTTTTGTATCCTGCGCTACTACACCAAACTTTACTTATGAAGGCTTTAGACTCGTTGAAAAGCAGGAGATTAAGGAGAAGTTCCCAGAGATTGCTGAGAATATTGAGTATTTAGCCTATTAG
- a CDS encoding HsdM family class I SAM-dependent methyltransferase: protein MNISEIKQETYAMIDDLKSACNLAGAGNSPGEYKIITQSFLYKFLNDKFIYDLGKNVPEFQGKSNKEIESLLKSKSDEEYEIMLLSLDAGTAVLGKEQLISTIFSRKGEEDFHNIFDKALEEISKKNMEIFSVHTGGKAQIKLFSPISREIADDEKKDSLCSAIIQKLATSSFENVFEQKYDFFADIFEYLIKDYNKDSGRYAEYYTPHVIAGIIAKIMAPEGATNVTVYDPSAGTGTLVLAMAHQIGEEHCTIYTQDITQKSNEFMRLNLILNNLVHSLPNVIQDDTLLYPRHLNKKKTDIEHFDFIVSNPPFNVDFSETRDELAGSKYNKRFWAGVPNVPNKDKSKMAIYLMFLQHIIDSMKEDGKAAIVVPTGFLTAGSGIQKKIRDRIIRERMLKGVISMPSNIFATTGTNVSIIFLDKSNKDGDVVLMDASNLGTKEKIDGKYQKTVLSDSEIRRIIDIFIKKEPVDDFSVVVKYEDIEKKKLSFSAGQYFEVKIDYVELTPQEFTDKMNNYMVELQELFDEGAKLQKEIIEQLKKVNYEQNNNV, encoded by the coding sequence ATGAATATTTCAGAAATAAAACAAGAAACATATGCCATGATTGATGATTTAAAGTCAGCATGTAATTTGGCCGGAGCAGGCAATAGTCCAGGGGAATACAAGATTATAACTCAATCATTTCTTTATAAATTTTTGAACGATAAATTTATATATGATTTAGGAAAAAATGTTCCAGAGTTTCAAGGAAAAAGTAATAAAGAAATTGAAAGCTTACTAAAGAGCAAAAGTGATGAAGAATATGAAATTATGTTACTTAGTCTAGATGCAGGAACCGCTGTTCTTGGTAAAGAGCAGCTGATATCTACAATATTTAGTCGCAAGGGCGAAGAGGATTTTCATAACATATTCGATAAGGCACTTGAAGAAATTTCAAAAAAGAACATGGAGATTTTTTCTGTGCATACTGGTGGAAAAGCTCAAATAAAACTATTTTCACCAATATCTAGAGAAATCGCAGACGATGAGAAGAAGGATTCACTATGTAGTGCAATTATACAAAAACTAGCAACAAGTAGTTTTGAGAATGTTTTTGAACAGAAATATGATTTTTTTGCGGATATTTTTGAATATTTAATAAAGGACTACAATAAAGATTCTGGACGATATGCAGAGTATTACACTCCGCACGTTATTGCAGGAATTATTGCAAAGATTATGGCTCCTGAAGGCGCAACAAATGTGACAGTATATGATCCTTCTGCTGGTACAGGAACGCTAGTGTTAGCTATGGCACATCAGATAGGAGAAGAACATTGTACTATTTATACTCAGGATATTACACAAAAGTCTAACGAATTTATGAGATTAAATTTGATTCTAAATAATCTTGTGCATTCGTTGCCCAATGTAATTCAAGACGATACGTTGCTTTATCCTAGACATTTAAATAAGAAAAAAACAGATATTGAGCATTTTGATTTTATTGTATCGAATCCGCCTTTTAATGTTGATTTTAGTGAGACTAGAGATGAATTGGCTGGTAGTAAGTATAATAAACGGTTTTGGGCAGGAGTGCCAAACGTTCCAAATAAAGATAAATCTAAGATGGCCATATATCTTATGTTTTTACAACATATTATTGATTCAATGAAAGAGGACGGTAAAGCAGCGATTGTTGTTCCAACCGGATTTTTGACTGCCGGAAGTGGTATTCAAAAGAAAATCCGCGATAGAATAATTCGTGAGAGAATGCTAAAAGGTGTTATATCAATGCCTTCTAATATTTTTGCAACTACTGGAACGAATGTATCAATTATCTTTTTAGATAAATCAAATAAAGATGGAGATGTCGTATTGATGGATGCTTCAAATCTTGGTACTAAAGAAAAGATTGATGGCAAATATCAAAAGACAGTTCTTAGTGATAGTGAAATAAGAAGAATAATTGATATCTTTATTAAGAAGGAGCCGGTTGATGATTTCAGTGTGGTTGTAAAATACGAAGATATAGAAAAGAAAAAATTGTCATTTTCAGCTGGACAGTATTTTGAGGTAAAGATAGATTATGTAGAACTAACACCTCAGGAGTTTACCGATAAAATGAATAACTATATGGTTGAGTTACAGGAATTATTTGATGAAGGGGCGAAACTGCAAAAGGAAATAATAGAACAGTTAAAAAAGGTTAATTATGAGCAAAATAATAACGTCTAA
- a CDS encoding PIN domain-containing protein, translating into MGLFNKNVKNENKVSDISAATGESRVIKRLYLVDYENVSDAGLVGVNQLSSNDIVVIFYGSKVKTVAYESLIAITSSTANIEHVKAEKTAKNYLDFQLTTYLGYKLGQNSYDAIFVISRDSGFDAVVDFWTEKGYSIKRQESIVIKEKVVEEISEEQPKARPRRTYTRRAGNSGRTTTRTVRQKVVTKPQPKKPRTTTRPTVTDKQKAEIRAALKGAELSAPDYKKVYDAFASCENASTYNNKLQKSLGNDKTSVVYKATSKIFENAKK; encoded by the coding sequence ATGGGATTATTTAATAAGAATGTAAAGAACGAAAATAAAGTATCAGATATAAGCGCTGCAACAGGAGAATCAAGAGTAATTAAGAGATTATATCTTGTAGACTATGAAAATGTATCAGATGCCGGACTTGTTGGTGTTAATCAATTATCTAGCAACGATATTGTTGTAATTTTTTATGGTTCAAAGGTGAAAACAGTTGCATATGAATCGCTTATAGCTATAACTAGCTCCACAGCAAATATAGAGCATGTAAAAGCCGAAAAGACTGCAAAGAATTATTTGGATTTCCAACTAACAACATATCTTGGATATAAGTTGGGACAGAATTCTTATGATGCAATATTCGTTATCAGTAGAGATTCTGGATTTGATGCCGTGGTGGATTTTTGGACTGAAAAGGGATACTCAATAAAGCGTCAGGAATCCATTGTAATAAAAGAAAAAGTGGTTGAAGAAATATCTGAAGAGCAGCCAAAGGCTAGACCTAGAAGAACTTACACAAGACGGGCTGGTAATTCTGGAAGAACGACCACAAGAACCGTAAGACAAAAGGTAGTAACAAAACCTCAGCCAAAGAAGCCTAGAACTACTACTCGACCTACTGTTACTGATAAGCAAAAAGCTGAAATCAGAGCTGCACTTAAAGGTGCTGAGTTAAGTGCTCCAGACTATAAGAAAGTGTATGATGCATTTGCATCTTGCGAAAATGCATCAACTTACAATAATAAACTTCAAAAATCACTTGGCAATGATAAGACTAGTGTAGTTTATAAAGCTACATCAAAAATCTTTGAAAATGCTAAGAAGTAA
- a CDS encoding NifB/NifX family molybdenum-iron cluster-binding protein: MPRLPKCRKIRVFPDYYSFVPENSENPQLETITLTLDEYETLKLLDAEGMNQEDCANSMGVARTTVTAMYESARRKIAIALVEGKRIRISGGNVEMDRNQAFFDNNLKSKGVNTMRVAVTYDNGNVFGHFGRTEQFKVYDIEDGKVVNSEVVSTNGEGCGALAGVLNLAEVDVLICGGIGGGAVMALQEAGIQLYAGASGNTDEVVNAFLAGTLAASGEANCSHHDEEHGDGHSCHGHGHGSCHN, from the coding sequence GTGCCTAGATTACCAAAATGTAGAAAAATACGTGTATTTCCAGATTACTATAGCTTTGTTCCAGAGAATTCAGAGAATCCTCAGTTGGAGACAATCACCCTTACTCTAGATGAGTATGAGACTTTGAAACTTCTAGATGCTGAAGGTATGAATCAAGAGGATTGTGCAAATAGCATGGGTGTTGCAAGAACAACTGTTACAGCTATGTATGAGAGTGCTAGAAGAAAAATAGCAATTGCACTTGTAGAGGGAAAGCGAATTCGTATATCCGGTGGTAATGTAGAGATGGATAGAAACCAAGCTTTTTTTGATAATAACTTGAAATCAAAAGGAGTAAATACAATGAGAGTAGCAGTAACTTATGATAATGGAAATGTGTTTGGACACTTTGGAAGAACAGAGCAGTTCAAAGTATACGATATCGAAGATGGCAAGGTTGTTAACTCTGAGGTTGTAAGTACTAATGGTGAGGGCTGTGGCGCTCTTGCAGGTGTTCTTAATCTTGCTGAAGTAGATGTTCTTATCTGTGGTGGTATCGGCGGTGGCGCTGTAATGGCTCTTCAGGAGGCAGGCATTCAGTTATACGCAGGTGCAAGCGGGAACACTGATGAAGTCGTAAATGCATTCTTAGCCGGTACACTTGCAGCTTCAGGTGAAGCAAACTGTTCACATCATGATGAAGAACATGGTGACGGACATAGCTGCCATGGACACGGTCACGGAAGTTGCCACAATTAA